Proteins from a genomic interval of Corynebacterium deserti GIMN1.010:
- a CDS encoding putative quinol monooxygenase — MIEVALSVVLRAKPGKEEEVAEFLRSARSIVEQEEGTKAWFALQFDASTFGIFDVFPDDEARQAHLTGSVGQALAAQGAELFSVEPDIQHVDVLAYKLPGESV; from the coding sequence ATGATTGAAGTTGCATTGTCAGTAGTTTTGCGAGCTAAGCCAGGCAAAGAGGAAGAAGTCGCGGAGTTTCTCCGTAGTGCGCGCTCCATTGTCGAGCAAGAAGAGGGCACGAAGGCTTGGTTCGCTTTGCAGTTCGATGCGTCGACCTTCGGGATCTTCGACGTATTCCCAGACGATGAGGCCCGCCAGGCTCATCTGACGGGAAGCGTGGGCCAGGCACTGGCCGCGCAGGGAGCCGAACTGTTCAGCGTAGAACCCGACATTCAGCACGTTGATGTGCTCGCGTATAAGCTACCTGGTGAAAGCGTTTAG